The sequence ATCCGGTCCTCGGCTCCGACGCCCCGGGCCCGCAGGTGGTTCGCGACCCGGTTCGACCGCTCGGACATCTCGGCGAAGGACAGCCGCGTCTCGCCGCCGTCCTCCTCGACGATGTGCAGCGCGGTGCGGTCGTTGCCGGCGGCGATCGCGTCGAACCAGTCCAGCGCCCAGTTGAAGTGCGCGGGCCGCGGCCAGGCGAAGCCCCCGCAGGCGCCGGCGTAGTCCTCGCGGTGTTGCAGCAGGAAGTCCCGGGCGTTGCGGAACTCCTCGGTCGCCGTGCTCATCGCATACTCCTTGCTGTTCCGGACCATTGCCGGGCGGCTCTCTGGCATCGTCTAATCCGTGATGCAGGTCTCACTACCCCCGAACGGGGGTGTGGACGGCCGGAAGGGCGGACCAGGTGACGGCAGAGGCGGCGGGGACAGTGGAGATCGGTGGTGCGCTGGCCCGGCTGCGGCGGGCGACGGGCCTGCCGGTCGCGTTCGGCGGGCTGCTCGAGTCGGGCCGGCCGCGGATCCGCATCAGCGAGCTGAGCGGCACGCACACGGCGTCGCTGCGCGCGCTCGCGGTGACCTCCGGCAACGGGCTCGGCGGCAAGGCGGTGGCGCTGGCCCGGCCGTGCGCGGTGACGGACTACTCCAGCTCCCGGCAGATCAGCCACGAGTACGACGTCCAGGTGGCCGCCGAGGGCATCCGCTCGGTGCTCGCGGTGCCGGTGGTGGTCCGGCGCCGGGTGCGCGGGGTGCTCTACGGCGCGCTGCGCTCGGCCCAGCCGCTCGGCGACCGCACGCTGGGCGCGGCCATGGCCGTCGCGCGGGACGTGGAGCAGTCGCTGGTGGTGCGGGACGAGGCGCGGGGGCTGCTGGCGGCGGCCCGGCCGGAGCCGGCCGACGGCTCCCGGGCGGCCGCCTGGGAGCAGGTGCGCGAGGCGCACGCCGCGCTGCGGGCGCTGGCGCCCCGGATCACGGACCCGCAGCTGCGGGCGGAACTGCTGGCCGCGTGCGGGCTGTTGACCGCGCCGCGCCCGGCCCAGGGCACGGCTCTGGCGCCGCGCGAACTGGACGTGCTGTCCTGGGTGGCGGCGGGGGCCACCAACGCGGCGGTGGCCGAGCGCCTCGGTCTGCGCCCGGAGACGGTCAAGGGCTATCTGCGCTCCGCGATGCGCAAGCTGGGCGCCCACACACGAGGGGAGGCGGTGACGGCGGCCCGCAGGGGCGGGCTGCTGCCGTAGTCCCTCACGGGCCGGACACGACAGCAGTAAACGAACCTGCCGATCCAAGCGGGAAGCCCCTGATTTTCCCCAGGGCTGCACTCCTGTTATTTCCCTCACCACGGCATCCGTCTGAATTTCAGGGATCGTTGCCTAGAATTTGGCTCGAACACGACACACGAGGGGAGCGGTGACCGTGCGACGGGACTTCCAGGAGCCTGCCAGGTGCCGTCCCGACCTGCTCATCGGCCGCGAGGAGCTGTTCTCCGGCGCTCGTGACCAGCTCGCCTCGGGCGGCAGTGTGCTGCTCCACGGTCCCGCCGGAATTGGGAAATCGACCGTCCTGCGGGCATTGGCCGAGGAATACGGCGCCGGCGCGCGCACCGTGTTGCGCTGCTCGGCCACCGAGTCCGAATCCCACCTTCCCTTCCTGGCCCTCGCCGACCTCTTCGGGCTGGTCCTCGACGACGTCTCCGCCCGGCTGCCCGCCGCCCAGCGCACCGCCCTGGAGTCGGCGCTCACCGGCCGCGGCGAGTCCAGCCTCCAGCGCGACGGCCTCGCCCTGCGCCTCGCCGTGCTCTCCGCGCTGCGCGCGCTGGCCGCCCGGGGCGGCGTCCTCGTCGTCGCCGACGATCTGCAGTGGCTGGACCCGGCCAGCGCCGAACTGCTCGGCTTCGCCGCCCGGCGCCTGGAGGGCACCCCGGTGCAGCTGCTGTGCGCGGTGCGCACCGAGGGCCAGGAGAGCCAGGAGTACGACCGGCACCTGCGCGCCTGCCCGCCGGGCACCCTCGCGATCCGGCTCGGCGCGCTGACCCGCACCCAGGTCGCCCAGCTGCTCGACCACCGCGGTCACGCCGGGCTGCCCCGCTCCACGGTCCGCGAGATCCACCGCACCTCCGGCGGCAATCCGCTGTTCGCCCTGGAACTGGGCCGGGCCCTCGCCGACAGCCCCACCCCGCCCCGGCCGGGCGAGCCGCTGCCGGTGCCGACCTCGCTGCGCGCGCTCGTCCTCAGCCGCCTGGACATGCTCTCCGTCGAGGCCCGCCGCACCCTGCTGGTGGCCAGCGCCGGCGCCCGCCCCACCCCGGCGCTGCTGCACGCGGCCGGCCGGACCAATGCCGAGGCCGAGTGCGCCCAGGCCGCCGAACTGGGGCTGCTGGCCACCGAGCCCGACGCCCCCGCCGTACGGTTCGCGCACCCGCTGATCTCCGCCGCGCTGTACGCCGAGGCGCCCGCGCCCGAGCGGCGCGCCGCGCACGCGGCCCTGTCCACCGCCGCCTCCGACCCGATCGAGCGGGCCCGGCACCTGGCGCTGGCCACCGTGGGCACCGACCCGGAGGTGGCGGCCCGGCTCGCCGGGGCCGCCGCCCTCGCCCGGGACCGGGGCGCCCCCTCCGTCGCGGCCCAGCTGGGCCTGCTCGCCACCCGGCACACTCCCGCCGACGGTGTGCCGAGCCAGGAGGAGCGCCGGCTGCAGGCCGCCGAGGACGCGATCACCGCGGGCGAGCTGGACCTGGCCCGCGACATCGCCCGCGAGGTGCTCGCCCGGGCGGCCGTGCCCGCCGACCGGGTGCGGGCCTGGATGATCGTCATCGACAGCGCCGGGCACACCATGTCCGAGGTGGACGCTATCTTCCCGCAGGCCCTCGCCGACGCCGGCGACGACCCCCGGCTGCTGGCCCTGGTGCACTACCAGCTGGCCTGGCGGGCCCTGATCGTGGAGGGCGACTTCACCGAGGCCCGCGAGGCCGCCGCGCACGCCGCCGAGCTGGCCGCGCGCGGCGGGGAGAGACGCACCGAGCTGCTCTCCCTCGCCTTCCAGGCGCAGACCGAGACCCTGATGGGCCACCCGGAGGCGCCCCGCACCATCAAGCGCGCCCTGAAGGAGCCCCAGGACCCCCGGGTGGCCTGGCACCACAACGGGGCGCTCAGCGCCCGGTTCCGCTGGCTGGTCATGGGCGACCAGCTGGCCGAGGCCCGGGCGACGGTGACCGCGCTGCTGCGCGAGGTGCGCCGGCGCGGCTCGGTGGAGAGCGAGGTGCACTTCCTGCGCGGCCTCGCCGAGACCGAGCTGCGCGCCGGGCACTGCGGGCGCGCGCTGGAGCTGGCCCGCGACAGCCTGCGCCTGGCCCGGGACTCCGGGATCGGCGAGACCGCCTCGGCGATGCTCACCTCGCTCGCGGAAGCCTCCGCCGGCGACGTCGACCGGGCCCTGGCGCTCGCCCGGGAGGCGGTGCAGCACGCCGAGGAGGACGGCGACCAGATGTATCTCTCCCGGGCCCTGGGCGCGCTCGGGTACGCCCAGCTGGTGGCCGGGGATCCGGCGGGCACGGTGCGCTCGCTGCGCCGGGTGCGCCGGCTGGAGCTGGGGCTCGGCATCACCGACCCGGCGCGCGGCCGCTGGCAGGGCGACCTGGCCGAGGCGCTGGTGCGGATCGGTGAACCGGCGGAGGCGCAGGACGTCATCGACGCCAGCCGTGAGCACGCCCTCAGGCTCGGCCGGGAGAGCGTCCTCGCCGTCCTGGACCGCTCCGAGGCGCTGGTGCGGGCCGCCCAGGGCGAGCTGGAGGCCGCCGTGGGCCAGCTGACGTCCGCTCAGGACCGGCTCGGCAAGCTCGGCTACGGGCTGGAGGAGGCGCGGGCCGCGTTCGCGCTCGCCCGGCTGCGGCCGCGGCGCCCCGCGGCAGGCGCGGAGGGGGCCGGGGCCCGGCGGCAGACGGCGGCCTTCGACGAGGCCACCCGGATGTTCCGCCGCTGCCGGGCGCTGCCCTGGCTGCGCCAGGTGGACGAGGCCCTCACCGCCCCCGAGCCGGAACCGGCGCCGGCCGCGGCGGACGCCCTGGACGCACTCGGCGTGCTGGCCGCGATGGAGCGCCAGGTCGCCGCGCTGGTCATGGAGGGCGCCACCAACCGGGAGATCGCCGCCCGGCTGTTCATCAGCGTCAAGACGGTGGAGGCGACCCTGACCCGGGTCTACCGCAAACTGGGGATCCGGTCGCGGGTCGACATCGTCCGATTGGCGGCGGCCCACCGCGCGAAGTGACGGTGCCACCGGTTAACTGAACCGGACCGAGGGTTTTCCCTCACAACACCCGCTAGGGGGTTCCCTCATTGGGAGCCGACGGTTCCGGGTCCTAGCGTAAAGGACGTGCCGCTCGCCCGGGCACACGGGGTTCGGTCCCTTCCCCGCTCTCGGCCTGCGCCTAAGTGGTGGGACCCCCGCCCCGTGCACACCACCCGCCCGTGCGACCCCCCACCGGTACAACCCCCACTGAGGAGACTCATGTTCGGCCTCACACGTGCCAGACAGACCGCCGCGATCCTGGTGGCCACGGCCGCCGCCGCGGCGACCGCGCTCATCGCCTCCCCCACGGCGAACGCGGCTCCGCAGCCCATCGTCGGCGGTACGACCACCACGACCACGGCGTACCCGTTCGTCATGCAGATCACCGACGCCTCCGGCAACCAGTTCTGCGGCGGCACCCTGGTGGCTGCCAACAAGGTCGTGACGGCCGCGCACTGCATGGCCGGCGAGTCGACCGGCAGTGTCCGCGTGGTCGGCGGCCGGACCTATCTGAACGGCACCGACGGCACGGTCAGCAACGTCAGCAAGATCTGGATCAACCCGTCGTACACGGATGCCACCAGTGGCAACGACGTGTCCGTGCTGACCCTGTCGACGCCGATGCCGTACACCACGGCGAAGTACGTCTCCTCGTCGGACACCGGGGTGTACGCGGCCGGCGCCACGGCCCGGATCCTCGGCTGGGGCACCACCTCGGAGAACGGCAGCTCCTCCAACCAGCTGCGGACCGCGACCGTCCCCGTCGTGGCCGACTCCAGCTGCAAGAGCTCCTACGGTTCGGACTTCGTCCAGTCCGACATGGTTTGCGCCGGATACACCTCCGGTGGCGTGGACACCTGCCAGGGCGACAGCGGCGGTCCCCTGCTCATCGGGGGCGTCCTGGCAGGGATCACTTCCTGGGGCGAGGGGTGCGCGGAGGCGGGTTACCCGGGTGTCTACACCCGGCTGACCCACTTCTCGGACCTGGTGACCACACAGGTCAAGTCGTAGTCCCGAGTCCCGGAAGAAGAACACCTGAGAGTCCCTCAGGTAGATGCCAGGGGGACGTTGCGAGCCACCACGAGCGGCCCGCAACGTCCCCCTCTCCATCACGGTGCTGAGCGGCCGGGGGGCCGCTCAGCGCCGTACGACGCCGCCGAACCGGATGTCGTACGGCGTCCCCGGGTGCAGCACGGCCAGCGTCCGGGCGCCCTCCTCGGCCACCTCGTCCCGCTGGGCCTTCGTCAAGGGCCCGAAGGGCTCGATCACGAGGGTGCCGCCGTCGGCCTTCCACAGCCCGGCGAGGAAGCCGTCGACCAGGAAGGTACGCAGGGCCTGGTTGCCCTGCCCGTTGCGGCCCCGGTGCTCGGGCGGCACGACACGGCTGCGGTCGGCGTGGGAGAGCAGCAGGTTGTCGTACTCGGGCAGGAAGCGGGGCGGGGCCGGGGTGTCCGGGTCGGGGCGGGGAGCGTCGGGCAGGTCGAACAGTTCGACTCCGTTCGGGTCCCGGAAGGTGAGCAGGTCCGGGCGCAGCCGCTCGAAGGCGTCCCGCAGCCGGGTGAGTCCGGCCCAGGCCTGCATGTCCTTCACCGAGGCCGGGCCGAAGGCGGCCAGATAGCGCGGGACCACGTCGGCCGGCCCCATGGGCTCCCCGGCGGGGCGGCCCAGCCAGTGCTCGGCCGTGGTGAGGGCGACCCGGCCGCTGCGGCCCCACAGGCCGCGCGGGGTGACCTGGACCAGGGGCAGTGTGCAGCGGGCAGCCACGGCGAGGGCCCGCGGGTCGGCGCCGGGCCACTCGGCGCCCAGCGCCTGCCGCAGCTGCGCCATGGTGCGCGGCTCGGCCTCGACCAGCGCGCGGGCGAGGCAGGCCAGCCGGTCCAGGTCGACGCCCGCGAGGCCCGCGCGGAAGGCGGCCAGCTCCCGGTCCCGGGCCGGCTGGGCCAGCGGCCGCAGGCCGAGGCAGTCCTCGGCGGTGTGGGTGTGCAGGGTGGAGCGCAGGGTGACGATCCGCACGGCCTCGCGCTCGGCCATGGGCCCGGCCAGCAGCTCGGGCGCGAAGCCCTCGAGGCGGGCGGCGAGCGCGTAGTAGGGCGGGTTGACGTTCTGCGCCTGGAGCCCGGCCAGATGGCGCAGGGCGTCCAGGACGGACCGCCCGGAGCGGCGCAGCAGCAGCTGCCGGGCGAGGGTCGCGCGGTTCAGCGCGCGGGTGCCGAGGACGGGGGCGGTGCTGCTCTTCGTCATGCCCGCACGCTAGTGCTGCGACCGGAAAGGTTCACCGGCTCGCGACGCCCGGCACGGCACCTCGCCGCGTTGTCGCATCACCCGAGTACATCCAGTACACGGGCGATGCTCCGCCTTGCGATGCACCGCACCGGACGCCGCGAGCTTTCCGGCAAACCTTTCCAGCCACAGCACTAGCTGGGACGGCGGACACGGGCTGTCCGCTTTCCGCGGCGGCCCGGCGGGAGCCGGGCCGGGTCAGCCCGTGCCCGGCAGGCGGTCGCACACCGACTGCAGCCAGGTCAGGCCGGGAGCCAGGCGCAGCAAGTCCAGGTTCTTCAGCAGGGCGTCCAGGTGGCCGGGGTGGGCGAGGAACTCGATCGTCGCCTCGGCGAAGGCGTCGCGCACCGAGGGCGGCATCGCGTCGGAGGCGTCGAAGCAGTGCACCGCCCGGTCGTCCAGGAGGGTCGCGGCGAGGCTGCGGTGCCAGGCGGCGCCCGCGCCGGCGGGGGCGGACTGGGCGGCGGGGCTGACGGAGAAGCCGGACTCCCGGGCGTTCCAGGCCCGTTGGACGTCGGCCGAGGCGAGGTACCGGATCAGGGTCCTGGCCTCGCCGGTGGCGTGCAGCAGGGCGACCAGGTCGCCGGAGACCTCCCAGGCGCCGGTGGTCCTCGCGCCGGGGATCAGCCGGGCCGAGGGTTCGTAGCGGCCGTCAGCGCGCTTCCAGGCGTCGGCGGTGCGGATGAACGACCCCTGGTGCTCCAGCGTGCAGCCCCGCGGGGTGCGGGTGACCGGCACGGAGGCGTTCTGGTACGGCGTCTTCAGCGCCCGCCGCACCAGGTCCGGGTCGCCTCCGGCGCCCAGCATGCGGCCCCAGGTCGTCCAGGCCCCCTTCACCTGCGCCGACCGCCAGGGCAGGGTGCCGCGCGCCCACCGCTGGTAGGCGTCCGGGCCGGACTGCTGCAGCAGGATGTCCTCGATCCAGTCGGTGCCGGGCCAGCCGCTGGTCGCCCCGGACCCCATGCCGACGCACCACTGGCCGGGCTCGCGCGCGGCCCCGGCCAGCGCCCGCCCGCCGGTGCCGGCCGGGTACCAGACGATGCTCTTCAGGTCGGCCTTGAGCGGGAACCAGTACACGTGCCCGTCCAGCGCGGTGGTCCAGGACGCGCCGAAGCCGCCCCGGGGCACGAGGTCCTCCAGCGGTTTCAGCCGGCCCTGCCGGGCGTAGGCGGCGAGTTCGCCGGGCCCGGTCAGCACCACCACGTCGGGCGGTGTCCCGGCCTCGACGTCGGCGCCGAGCACCTGGCTCTCGGCGGAGCTGCCCTGGTAGTCGACGTGGATGTGGTGCGCGCGCTCGAACGGCTTCAGGACCGTGTCGCGGAAGTCGCGCTCGTCGGTGCCGGTCCAGTTGGCCAGCAGGGTGACGGTCGGCTCCTGTCCGAGGGCGCGTACGCCGGCCACGAGGGCGGCCGCGAGCAGGATCAGACAGCCCGCCAGCACGGCGACCGTACGGGGGCGGGGGCGGCGGTGCGGGGCGGCGGCCGGCGCGGGGCCGGTGTGCGGGGCGCTCACCGGGGCCTGAACCGGTAGTCGTCGATGTGCCGCCGCAGTCCCGTCTCGGCGAGGGCCATGAGCACGATGCCTCCGATCAGGATCCATCCCGCGGCGGACGCGCGGAAGCCGGTCTGTGCCAGGTACGAGGCGGTGTGCCGCCCCGCGTCGGTGATGAGCTGCCCGGTCAGCGGGCGGTCGAGCAGCGCGCGGGTGTGCGCCATGCCCCGGTGCGTCCACACGGTGAACAGCAGCGCGGTGCCGGTCCCGGCCACGAGCAGGGTGCCCGCCGCGAGGATCCCGCGGTTGTACCGGCGGCGCAGGCGGCGGCGCAGGAAGAGCTGGGCCTCCAGCAGGGCCGCGGCGAGGGCGGCGGCGAGCAGCAGGGTCACGGTCCAGCCGCACCACAGCAGCGGCCCGAACGAGGTCTGGCGCCGCACCGCGTCGCGCTGCTGCGCCCGCAGGGCGGTCAGCCGGGCCTGGATCCCGGAGCCCGGATCGGTCAGCACGCTGGTGGCGTAGCTGAGGTAGGCCTCGCGCAACACGCTGTCCGCCGACTGCAGTTGGGCCTGCTGGACCTTGACGGCGTACACCGTGATCAGTCCGGCGACCGTCTGCAGCGCCTGCCGGCCCGCCGGGCCGCCGACGCCGTCCCCGGCGGCGGCCGCCAGGCTCTGCGCGGCGACCGAGATCTGCTTCTGGAAGTCGCTGGTCGGCGTCGCCGCGCCGGCGTCCTGCTGGGCCTGGCCGAGCGCGTACAGCGCGGTGTCGAGCGACAGCACGGCCGGGGCGCTGGAGGTGCGCAGCGGGTCGGCGTCGCCGTGCACCCCTTCGTAGGACAGGAACAGCGACAGCGTCAGCAATGCCGACAGGGCGAGCAACAGGCGGTGCCGGACGGCGAGATCACGGGCGGTCGTGCTGCCGCCGTCGGCGGGCGGGCGCGGGCCGAGCCACAGGAGGAGGCGGGTCAGGAGAACGAGGCGGCGGCGGGGGCCGAGCGGGCGAGCGGGCCCTTGACGGTCGGCAGCGCCCGGCTGCCTCGGGGTGTCGGGGGTCGGGGTGGCGGGGGTCATGCGGGGGATCCCCTCAGGGGGCGGCCGCAGTCGCCTCCGCAGTAGGCGGAGTCGGCCGGGCCGAGCCACTTGCAGTCCGGGCACTCGATGAGGCCGCCGGGATCGGCGCCGCCCTCCGCCGCCGCACCGGGGCCGGGCGGCGTCGCGGGCGGCAGGCCGCAGGCGGGCGACTCGGACGGCGTCGTCATGGCGCTGGAGAGGATCAGGTGCTGCCAGTCGACGTCCTTCAGCCCCGCGCGGACCCGGCCCGTGCCCGCACCGGCCCCGCTGTCACCGCTGTCCCCGCCGTCCCCGCTGTCGCCCCTGTCCCCGCTGTCTTCGATTCGCCGCAGCGCGCCCAGGAGTTGGGGGTCACCCAGCTCGCCGGCCAGGACCAGCGCCCGTGTCAGCGCGCGGTCCGCCGCCGCCCGGCCGTCGGTGCCGCGCAGCCACGCCCGGTAGGCCTCGGCGACGGCGGCGCTCGCCTGCTGGTACAGCTCGTGCCGGCGGATGCCGGGATGCTGCCGGGAGGCGTCGAGCGGGTTGTCGGTCCAGCGCACCAGGACGGGGCGCGGCGCGGGCAGCCGTACCGGGCGCCCGAAGTCGGGTACGACGACCTCCACGGCGGCGAGCTGGAGGTCCTCGCCGGTCTCGCGGCCGGTCGGGTCGGCGCTCAGGACGGCCTGGAAATGCCGTACCTCGTCGCCCCAGGCGCGGGTGACGTACTCGGTGCCGCGCCCGCCGTGGCCGGCCGGGACGGCGGGCAGTTCCTGCTCGTTCGGCACCACCTGGGTGACCCGGCGGATCACCGTCCCGGGGGTGGGGGTGAGCCTGATGCGCAGCTCGGGAACGGCCGTGCCGAGCAGTCCCTGCACCAACTCCTCGTAGGCGGCGGTCAGTTCGGACTCGTCACGGACCGCCCCGGCGCGGCCGTGCAGCCGCCGGGTGATACCGAGCAGGAGTTCGGCGTCCCAGTCGTCGCCGATGCCCCAGGCGTCGCAGACGAACCGGCCCTCGCAGGCGTCCAGCGCGTTCTCCAGGCTCATGGCGGCCCGGTGGTCGTGCTCATTGCGTCCGTCGGTGAGCAGCAGGACGTGCTTGACGGGGGCCGGCTGCTGCTTGAGCAGCCGCCGGGCGAGGTCGAGCCAGGTGCCGATGGCGGTGCCGCCGTCCGCGTCCAGGATCCGTACGGCCCGCTCGGCGGCGTCCCGTTCGGCGGGCCCGGCGACGGCCAGCGGCGAGCGGCCGGGGCCGGGGTGGACCACAGTGGCGTCGAACCGCCCGGAGAGCACGGCGAAGGCGGTGCCCTCGGGCAGCAGCCGGACCGCGGCGACGGTGGCGTCCTTCGCGGCGTGCAGTTTGGCGGCGGGGTGGAGCATGGAGCGCGAGGTGTCGACGATCAGCACCTCGGCGAGCGCGGGCCCCGCCCCGTGACCGGGGGCGGCGGCGAGCCCCGGGCCGCCGTGGCTGCGCACGCCGATCTCCAGGATGGCGTGCATCTCCCGGCCCGCGGGCCCCGCGGCCCCGGGCGGTGCGGCGGGCAGTTCCTTCTGCTGGCCGACCGCGAGCGTGACCTCGATCTGTCCGGGCGCGGTCATCGTTGTCGTCCCCCAGGTCGTCGCGGGTGCTTCTCGG comes from Streptomyces sp. FXJ1.172 and encodes:
- a CDS encoding helix-turn-helix transcriptional regulator, which gives rise to MTAEAAGTVEIGGALARLRRATGLPVAFGGLLESGRPRIRISELSGTHTASLRALAVTSGNGLGGKAVALARPCAVTDYSSSRQISHEYDVQVAAEGIRSVLAVPVVVRRRVRGVLYGALRSAQPLGDRTLGAAMAVARDVEQSLVVRDEARGLLAAARPEPADGSRAAAWEQVREAHAALRALAPRITDPQLRAELLAACGLLTAPRPAQGTALAPRELDVLSWVAAGATNAAVAERLGLRPETVKGYLRSAMRKLGAHTRGEAVTAARRGGLLP
- a CDS encoding ATP-binding protein, whose product is MTVRRDFQEPARCRPDLLIGREELFSGARDQLASGGSVLLHGPAGIGKSTVLRALAEEYGAGARTVLRCSATESESHLPFLALADLFGLVLDDVSARLPAAQRTALESALTGRGESSLQRDGLALRLAVLSALRALAARGGVLVVADDLQWLDPASAELLGFAARRLEGTPVQLLCAVRTEGQESQEYDRHLRACPPGTLAIRLGALTRTQVAQLLDHRGHAGLPRSTVREIHRTSGGNPLFALELGRALADSPTPPRPGEPLPVPTSLRALVLSRLDMLSVEARRTLLVASAGARPTPALLHAAGRTNAEAECAQAAELGLLATEPDAPAVRFAHPLISAALYAEAPAPERRAAHAALSTAASDPIERARHLALATVGTDPEVAARLAGAAALARDRGAPSVAAQLGLLATRHTPADGVPSQEERRLQAAEDAITAGELDLARDIAREVLARAAVPADRVRAWMIVIDSAGHTMSEVDAIFPQALADAGDDPRLLALVHYQLAWRALIVEGDFTEAREAAAHAAELAARGGERRTELLSLAFQAQTETLMGHPEAPRTIKRALKEPQDPRVAWHHNGALSARFRWLVMGDQLAEARATVTALLREVRRRGSVESEVHFLRGLAETELRAGHCGRALELARDSLRLARDSGIGETASAMLTSLAEASAGDVDRALALAREAVQHAEEDGDQMYLSRALGALGYAQLVAGDPAGTVRSLRRVRRLELGLGITDPARGRWQGDLAEALVRIGEPAEAQDVIDASREHALRLGRESVLAVLDRSEALVRAAQGELEAAVGQLTSAQDRLGKLGYGLEEARAAFALARLRPRRPAAGAEGAGARRQTAAFDEATRMFRRCRALPWLRQVDEALTAPEPEPAPAAADALDALGVLAAMERQVAALVMEGATNREIAARLFISVKTVEATLTRVYRKLGIRSRVDIVRLAAAHRAK
- a CDS encoding S1 family peptidase; the encoded protein is MFGLTRARQTAAILVATAAAAATALIASPTANAAPQPIVGGTTTTTTAYPFVMQITDASGNQFCGGTLVAANKVVTAAHCMAGESTGSVRVVGGRTYLNGTDGTVSNVSKIWINPSYTDATSGNDVSVLTLSTPMPYTTAKYVSSSDTGVYAAGATARILGWGTTSENGSSSNQLRTATVPVVADSSCKSSYGSDFVQSDMVCAGYTSGGVDTCQGDSGGPLLIGGVLAGITSWGEGCAEAGYPGVYTRLTHFSDLVTTQVKS
- a CDS encoding winged helix DNA-binding domain-containing protein, with product MTKSSTAPVLGTRALNRATLARQLLLRRSGRSVLDALRHLAGLQAQNVNPPYYALAARLEGFAPELLAGPMAEREAVRIVTLRSTLHTHTAEDCLGLRPLAQPARDRELAAFRAGLAGVDLDRLACLARALVEAEPRTMAQLRQALGAEWPGADPRALAVAARCTLPLVQVTPRGLWGRSGRVALTTAEHWLGRPAGEPMGPADVVPRYLAAFGPASVKDMQAWAGLTRLRDAFERLRPDLLTFRDPNGVELFDLPDAPRPDPDTPAPPRFLPEYDNLLLSHADRSRVVPPEHRGRNGQGNQALRTFLVDGFLAGLWKADGGTLVIEPFGPLTKAQRDEVAEEGARTLAVLHPGTPYDIRFGGVVRR
- a CDS encoding ABC transporter substrate-binding protein, with amino-acid sequence MSAPHTGPAPAAAPHRRPRPRTVAVLAGCLILLAAALVAGVRALGQEPTVTLLANWTGTDERDFRDTVLKPFERAHHIHVDYQGSSAESQVLGADVEAGTPPDVVVLTGPGELAAYARQGRLKPLEDLVPRGGFGASWTTALDGHVYWFPLKADLKSIVWYPAGTGGRALAGAAREPGQWCVGMGSGATSGWPGTDWIEDILLQQSGPDAYQRWARGTLPWRSAQVKGAWTTWGRMLGAGGDPDLVRRALKTPYQNASVPVTRTPRGCTLEHQGSFIRTADAWKRADGRYEPSARLIPGARTTGAWEVSGDLVALLHATGEARTLIRYLASADVQRAWNARESGFSVSPAAQSAPAGAGAAWHRSLAATLLDDRAVHCFDASDAMPPSVRDAFAEATIEFLAHPGHLDALLKNLDLLRLAPGLTWLQSVCDRLPGTG
- a CDS encoding VWA domain-containing protein — encoded protein: MTAPGQIEVTLAVGQQKELPAAPPGAAGPAGREMHAILEIGVRSHGGPGLAAAPGHGAGPALAEVLIVDTSRSMLHPAAKLHAAKDATVAAVRLLPEGTAFAVLSGRFDATVVHPGPGRSPLAVAGPAERDAAERAVRILDADGGTAIGTWLDLARRLLKQQPAPVKHVLLLTDGRNEHDHRAAMSLENALDACEGRFVCDAWGIGDDWDAELLLGITRRLHGRAGAVRDESELTAAYEELVQGLLGTAVPELRIRLTPTPGTVIRRVTQVVPNEQELPAVPAGHGGRGTEYVTRAWGDEVRHFQAVLSADPTGRETGEDLQLAAVEVVVPDFGRPVRLPAPRPVLVRWTDNPLDASRQHPGIRRHELYQQASAAVAEAYRAWLRGTDGRAAADRALTRALVLAGELGDPQLLGALRRIEDSGDRGDSGDGGDSGDSGAGAGTGRVRAGLKDVDWQHLILSSAMTTPSESPACGLPPATPPGPGAAAEGGADPGGLIECPDCKWLGPADSAYCGGDCGRPLRGSPA